Proteins found in one Salvia splendens isolate huo1 chromosome 10, SspV2, whole genome shotgun sequence genomic segment:
- the LOC121752891 gene encoding uncharacterized protein LOC121752891: MGAHELTNMTWEQFKEGFYEKYIPKSYRKNKEMEFYNLKQGRMSVTDYEHIFTDMSRYAPDQVNTEEKMAEKFCGGLRHEIRMALASHRGLSYSESLKRALAIESAMPVEKPMPSVPLARAQIQSPGDKRKWDGNRTQHEHKKPWYGQDCAQNFPRQSTFISAEGRPSPIPCSNCNKIHNGICRAGTEACYKCGKIGHFAKNCPTKTYGRGTGPYPLGQRSQLRAVNAQPQRGPQQPPRCPQHHQVRLPTQARAYALRRGQPEGEKGNLAGMAMLLDIPVILLFDTGASHSFISDSCVDTLNLTAEPAKYKIKVTSPVGGIIEITRTCSNIEVLLGEHRILVSNLKVLKMCDVDLILGMDWLAENHVTIQCKERKIFFQNTSEERTSFYGVTMNKRKSIISALQAATLIRKGCPAYLVYLNEEHKEKMEIEDVNVVREFPDVFPDDLPGLPPDRQLEFNIDLEPGSAPISKAPYRMAAKELGELKIQLQELMDLGFIRPSTSP; the protein is encoded by the coding sequence ATGGGGGCTCATGAGTTAACTAATATGACTTGGGAGCAATTCAAAGAAGGATTCTATGAGAAATATATTCCCAAAAGTTATCGGAAGAATAAGGAAATGGAATTTTATAATCTGAAACAAGGAAGGATGTCGGTAACAGATTACGAGCATATATTCACTGACATGTCCAGATATGCCCCAGATCAGGTTAACACGGAGGAGAAAATGGCTGAAAAATTTTGTGGTGGGTTAAGACATGAAATAAGAATGGCATTGGCAAGCCATCGTGGGTTATCTTATTCTGAATCTCTTAAACGAGCGCTTGCCATTGAGTCAGCAATGCCAGTAGAGAAACCTATGCCTAGTGTACCACTGGCACGTGCTCAAATTCAAAGTCCCGGAGACAAAAGAAAGTGGGATGGTAATCGGACTCAACATGAACACAAGAAACCATGGTATGGCCAAGATTGTGCGCAGAACTTTCCGAGACAGTCTACTTTCATTTCAGCGGAAGGCCGGCCAAGCCCCATTCCATGTTCCAATTGTAACAAGATACATAATGGGATATGTAGAGCCGGGACTGAAGCTTGTTATAAGTGTGGCaaaattggtcattttgcaAAAAATTGTCCAACCAAGACTTATGGAAGGGGTACAGGACCATATCCACTAGGACAACGCTCCCAGCTACGGGCGGTAAATGCACAACCTCAGAGAGGTCCGCAACAACCCCCACGATGTCCGCAACACCATCAAGTGAGACTTCCAACACAAGCCAGGGCCTACGCACTGAGGCGGGGACAGCCTGAGGGAGAAAAGGgaaatctggcaggtatggccATGCTACTTGACATACCtgtcattttattatttgataCTGGCGCTTCACATTCTTTTATATCGGACTCTTGTGTTGATACCTTGAATCTGACAGCTGAACCAGCTAAGTATAAAATAAAGGTAACCTCACCAGTCGGAGGAATTATAGAAATCActcgaacttgctcgaacatagaagtCTTATTGGGGGAACATAGGATCCTAGTTAGTAATTTGAAGGTCCTGAAGATGTGTGATGTTGACCTTAtactaggaatggattggttggctGAAAACCATGTCACCATCCAatgtaaagaaagaaaaattttcTTTCAAAACACAAGCGAAGAACGAACAAGTTTCTATGGGGTCACCATGAATAAACGAAAATCCATAATCTCTGCCTTACAAGCAGCAACATTAATAAGAAAAGGGTGTCCCGCTTACCTCGTTTACCTGAACGAGGAACATAAGGAAAAAATGGAAATCGAGGATGTGAACGTTGTGCGTGAATTTCCAGACGTGTTTCCTGATGATCTACCTGGGTTGCCACCTGATAGACAACTGGAATTTAACATTGATTTGGAACCTGGATCTGCGCCAatatcgaaagcaccataccggATGGCGGCAAAGGAGTTGggagaactcaagatacagttACAGGAACTCATGGACCTGGGCTTTATCAGACCTAGCACATCACCATAG